Proteins from one Oscillatoria nigro-viridis PCC 7112 genomic window:
- a CDS encoding RNA polymerase sigma factor, RpoD/SigA family gives MSTTTPKNKTVKADRMGSRPYSSTDTVRAYLHEIGRVPLLTREEEIVFGKQVQQMMKLIEAKQALAKEWQRDLTNQEWAAEMELTEPELSRILHIGRRAKQKMIEANLRLVVAIAKKYQKRNMEFLDLIQEGTLGLERGVEKFDPMRGYKFSTYAYWWIRQAITRAIAQHARTIRLPIHITEKLNKIKKVQRELTQQLGRSPSPGEIATALELHPSQIREYLLMARHPVSLDLRVGDNQDTELQELLEDETASPDNYITSELLRQDLDTLISELTPQQRDVIILRFGLEDGTEMSLAKVGERLNLSRERVRQLEHQALAHLRRRQSQVREYLAS, from the coding sequence ATGTCCACCACAACCCCCAAAAACAAAACAGTGAAAGCCGATCGCATGGGCAGCCGGCCATACTCCTCAACGGATACGGTTCGTGCCTATCTGCACGAGATCGGTCGCGTGCCCCTGCTAACCCGAGAAGAAGAAATTGTTTTCGGGAAGCAGGTGCAGCAAATGATGAAATTAATCGAAGCAAAACAAGCACTTGCTAAAGAATGGCAGCGGGATCTGACGAATCAAGAGTGGGCTGCCGAAATGGAGTTGACCGAACCTGAACTTAGCCGCATCTTACACATAGGGCGGCGGGCCAAGCAAAAGATGATTGAAGCGAATTTGCGGCTAGTAGTGGCGATCGCCAAAAAATACCAGAAACGCAATATGGAATTCTTGGATTTAATTCAAGAAGGTACCCTCGGTTTAGAACGAGGAGTCGAAAAATTTGACCCGATGCGGGGATACAAATTTTCGACATACGCCTACTGGTGGATTCGGCAAGCAATTACCCGCGCGATCGCCCAACACGCCCGCACCATTCGACTGCCAATTCACATCACCGAAAAACTCAACAAAATCAAAAAAGTGCAGCGGGAACTCACCCAGCAGTTGGGCCGGTCTCCCTCCCCTGGGGAAATTGCCACCGCCCTCGAACTGCACCCTTCCCAAATTCGGGAATACCTGCTGATGGCAAGACATCCAGTTTCTTTGGACTTGCGGGTAGGAGACAACCAAGATACCGAACTGCAAGAACTCTTAGAAGACGAAACGGCATCTCCAGACAACTACATTACCTCGGAATTGCTGCGGCAAGACCTCGATACTTTGATATCAGAACTTACCCCCCAGCAGCGAGATGTAATAATTCTGCGCTTCGGTTTGGAAGACGGCACCGAAATGTCTCTGGCGAAAGTCGGAGAACGGCTAAATCTCAGCCGGGAACGGGTGCGGCAGCTAGAACATCAAGCCCTTGCCCACCTGCGCCGCCGCCAATCTCAAGTCCGAGAATACTTGGCGAGTTAG
- a CDS encoding CHASE4 domain-containing protein produces MKLRRKTLSIIGITIAGLTSILYVASSSILLGSLIKAEEQEATQVIKGVLSVFGQTADDFNSRFADWSAWDDTYDFIQNRNSQFIASNLIPEGLANIRVNIAVFVNTSGQIVYGTGLDSEKLKLTPVPEALKRRISLSDPLLQHPNAKSSLAGILLLPSGPILIASRPILTTKSTGPIRGTLIFGRTLDAAGIAKVSKITRLPLIVHSVNEARLPADFQQAREKLSQKKQILVRPLSEESMAGYALIRDIYNQPALLLRVDIPREIYRQGQISLLYLLGSVALAGVGLVGCTLLLLERLVLSRLSGLAKAVNQISSSQDLSVRLPVTGEDELSDLAHTINGMLSAIAQAESEQLEEKARYRAVVEQATDCIFLWDAQTKRLLEANTAFTDLLDYSLDAISQLTIYDIIAYSKDLIDSNIDLLLTDKQFRIGEVLYRRRDGSCVDVEVSGSVISYGGREIICTVVRDITERKQAEAELRASEERYRLLFKNNPHPMWVYDLETLEFIAVNQAAIQHYGYTRDEFLNMTVADIRPPQELPKLLENISQLDVGIEFAGVWQHLKKDGTIIDVEITSYAMLFDSRNAELVLAHDVTDRLKAEAELYKAKEAAEAASLAKSQFLANMSHELRTPLNAIIGYSEILQEEALDLGEENFVSDLERIHNSGQLLLSLINDILDLSKIEAGHAELELETFDVSEAVQDVARTVEPLFLRNTNRLNVECPHNIGELYSDQIKFTQILFNLLSNAAKFTHKGTITLSVERIKNDENSWDSEELIVKCTDTGIGITPEQLQKLFQPFTQADASTTRKYGGTGLGLAIAQKYSQMLGGEITVISEFGKGSTFTLMLPA; encoded by the coding sequence ATGAAACTGCGTCGGAAAACACTATCGATAATTGGCATTACCATCGCTGGACTGACGAGCATTCTGTATGTCGCCTCCTCAAGCATCCTCTTGGGCAGCCTGATCAAAGCAGAGGAACAAGAAGCTACACAGGTTATCAAGGGAGTGCTCAGCGTGTTCGGGCAAACCGCAGATGACTTCAACTCGCGCTTTGCCGACTGGTCTGCCTGGGACGACACCTACGATTTTATCCAAAACCGCAACTCACAATTCATTGCCTCCAATTTAATTCCCGAAGGGCTGGCTAATATAAGAGTTAATATAGCCGTATTTGTCAATACTTCTGGCCAAATAGTTTACGGTACGGGTTTAGACAGCGAAAAGCTGAAACTAACGCCTGTTCCAGAAGCGCTAAAACGGCGCATTTCTCTCAGCGACCCGCTGTTGCAGCACCCCAACGCCAAAAGCAGCCTCGCTGGTATCCTGCTGCTACCGTCAGGGCCAATACTGATCGCTTCCCGCCCAATTCTCACGACTAAAAGCACCGGCCCGATCCGAGGTACGCTGATATTCGGGCGCACTTTGGATGCTGCTGGTATTGCGAAGGTTTCTAAAATTACTCGCTTGCCGCTAATCGTACACAGCGTGAATGAGGCTCGGTTGCCTGCCGACTTTCAGCAAGCGCGGGAGAAACTGTCGCAAAAAAAACAGATTTTGGTGCGTCCTTTAAGCGAAGAGTCGATGGCGGGTTACGCCCTGATCCGGGATATTTACAACCAACCTGCGCTGCTATTGCGAGTGGATATCCCCAGAGAAATATACAGGCAAGGTCAAATTAGTTTGCTGTACCTGCTGGGGTCTGTAGCCTTAGCTGGAGTTGGGTTGGTCGGCTGCACTCTGCTACTGCTAGAGCGTCTTGTACTGTCTCGGTTGAGCGGTTTGGCGAAAGCGGTCAACCAAATCAGCAGCAGCCAAGACCTCTCGGTGCGACTGCCGGTGACGGGCGAAGATGAGTTGTCAGACCTTGCCCATACTATCAACGGAATGTTGAGCGCGATCGCCCAAGCTGAAAGCGAACAACTTGAGGAAAAAGCCCGCTACAGAGCCGTAGTCGAGCAAGCTACAGATTGTATATTCCTGTGGGACGCTCAAACCAAACGTCTTTTGGAAGCCAATACAGCGTTTACCGACTTGCTCGATTACAGTCTTGATGCGATTTCGCAACTGACTATTTACGATATCATCGCTTACTCTAAAGACCTAATTGACAGCAATATCGATTTGCTGCTGACGGACAAACAATTCAGAATTGGCGAAGTTCTCTACCGCCGCCGAGACGGTTCCTGCGTGGATGTAGAAGTGAGCGGGAGCGTGATTTCCTACGGAGGCCGCGAGATTATTTGCACTGTTGTCCGCGACATTACCGAGCGCAAGCAAGCAGAAGCCGAACTGCGAGCCTCGGAAGAACGCTACAGACTTTTGTTTAAAAATAACCCCCATCCGATGTGGGTTTACGATTTAGAAACTCTGGAATTTATAGCCGTCAATCAGGCTGCTATCCAACACTACGGCTACACTCGCGACGAATTTCTCAACATGACCGTTGCGGACATTCGCCCCCCCCAAGAACTGCCGAAATTGCTAGAAAATATATCCCAACTAGATGTCGGTATTGAGTTTGCAGGTGTGTGGCAGCACCTGAAAAAAGACGGAACAATTATTGATGTAGAAATTACTTCTTATGCCATGCTATTTGATAGCAGAAATGCTGAATTAGTGCTTGCTCACGACGTGACCGACCGCTTGAAAGCCGAGGCAGAACTCTACAAGGCAAAGGAAGCCGCAGAAGCAGCTAGTTTGGCTAAAAGTCAGTTTTTAGCTAACATGAGCCACGAACTGCGAACTCCTCTGAATGCGATTATCGGTTACAGCGAGATTCTGCAAGAAGAGGCTTTAGATTTGGGCGAAGAAAATTTTGTATCTGATTTGGAGAGGATTCACAATTCAGGCCAGCTTTTACTTTCCTTAATTAATGATATTCTGGACTTGTCGAAGATTGAAGCCGGTCACGCGGAACTTGAATTAGAAACTTTTGACGTGTCGGAGGCAGTTCAAGATGTAGCCCGAACTGTTGAACCGCTATTTTTGCGAAACACTAATCGCCTGAATGTAGAGTGTCCTCATAATATTGGCGAATTGTATTCCGATCAAATTAAATTTACTCAAATTTTATTTAATTTGCTCAGTAATGCAGCTAAGTTTACTCATAAAGGGACAATTACACTCAGCGTTGAAAGAATTAAAAATGATGAAAATAGTTGGGATTCGGAAGAGTTAATTGTTAAGTGTACGGATACGGGGATTGGGATTACTCCCGAACAGCTACAAAAGTTATTTCAACCTTTTACGCAAGCTGATGCTTCGACTACCCGCAAGTACGGCGGTACGGGTTTGGGTTTGGCAATAGCGCAGAAATACTCTCAGATGCTGGGGGGAGAAATTACTGTGATTAGCGAGTTTGGTAAGGGGTCAACTTTTACTCTGATGTTGCCAGCATAG
- the cobO gene encoding cob(I)yrinic acid a,c-diamide adenosyltransferase, with translation METNTETTATTGLTAQQHKQKMQRRQEVQSQRIANSSKEKGLIIVNTGNGKGKTTAALGMVVRSLGHGYRVAIVQFIKGAWEPAEKAVFQLWEKQLEFHAMGEGFTWDTQDRDRDIETAQKAWEKSLTFICNPEFKLVLLDEVNIALKLGYLQVEQVLSGLDQKPEETHIILTGRGAPPELIERADLVTEMTLVKHPFREQGIKAQAGIEY, from the coding sequence ATGGAAACCAATACAGAAACCACTGCAACCACTGGCTTAACAGCCCAACAACACAAACAGAAAATGCAGCGGCGCCAAGAAGTGCAATCACAGCGAATCGCTAACTCCTCCAAAGAAAAAGGTTTAATTATAGTCAATACGGGTAACGGTAAAGGCAAAACCACGGCTGCCTTGGGAATGGTTGTGCGATCGCTCGGTCACGGATACCGCGTCGCCATAGTACAATTTATCAAAGGCGCGTGGGAACCCGCAGAAAAAGCCGTTTTTCAACTCTGGGAAAAACAGCTAGAATTTCACGCAATGGGAGAAGGTTTTACCTGGGACACGCAAGACCGCGATCGAGATATCGAAACAGCTCAAAAAGCCTGGGAAAAATCCCTAACTTTTATCTGCAATCCCGAATTTAAATTAGTTCTTCTAGATGAAGTCAATATAGCATTAAAATTAGGTTATTTGCAAGTCGAGCAAGTGCTTTCCGGGTTAGACCAAAAACCAGAAGAAACCCACATTATTTTAACCGGCCGAGGCGCCCCGCCAGAGCTCATCGAACGGGCAGACTTGGTGACAGAAATGACTTTAGTTAAGCATCCATTCCGAGAACAAGGCATTAAAGCTCAAGCAGGTATTGAGTATTAA
- a CDS encoding Uma2 family endonuclease, whose amino-acid sequence MIAVTIKFNSIAQITDDQFYQLCRENPDVKFERNAKGEIIVMPPTGGETGNYNFEIATDFGIWNRQTQLGICFDSSTCFKLPSGANRSPDVSWIEKSRWDALTPEQKQKFPPIAPDFVLELMSPTDSLKDTQDKMEEYMNNQVKLGWLINRKTRRVEIYRQGQEIEVLECPTELSGEDVLPGFVLNLKTLWQ is encoded by the coding sequence ATGATAGCAGTTACCATCAAATTTAACTCGATCGCCCAAATCACCGACGACCAATTTTATCAACTGTGCCGCGAAAACCCCGATGTCAAATTTGAACGCAACGCCAAAGGAGAAATAATCGTCATGCCACCCACAGGAGGAGAAACTGGAAATTACAATTTTGAAATAGCGACTGATTTTGGAATTTGGAACCGACAAACTCAACTGGGAATTTGTTTCGATTCTTCAACTTGCTTCAAACTGCCCAGCGGTGCCAACCGTTCTCCCGATGTCTCTTGGATTGAAAAATCAAGATGGGATGCACTCACTCCCGAACAAAAACAAAAATTTCCTCCGATTGCCCCAGATTTTGTCTTAGAGTTAATGTCGCCCACCGATAGCCTAAAAGACACTCAAGACAAAATGGAAGAATACATGAATAACCAAGTAAAACTAGGCTGGTTAATTAACCGCAAAACCCGCAGAGTTGAAATCTATCGCCAAGGACAAGAAATAGAAGTTTTGGAATGTCCAACAGAACTTTCAGGAGAAGATGTTTTGCCCGGTTTCGTGCTAAACTTGAAAACACTGTGGCAATAA
- a CDS encoding molybdopterin molybdotransferase MoeA, protein MLSVKEAESIVLNLAQPPDSQRDVETVDLLAASGRILAAPVTGSLDFPYWDNSAMDGYAVRFADVENCSAETPAVLEVVEEIPAGYQPQNTVQSGQAARIFTGAMMPAGADTVVMQEETRREGDRIFILVSPEKPQAFVRHKGAFYQAGTTLLTPGTVINAPEMAVLATAQCIQVPVYRRLRVAIFSTGDELVSPDEPLAPGKLVDSNQYALTVLLAQMGFEPIRLGIVPDNEEALNKAISRAVATADVVLSTGGVSVGDYDYIEKILAELGGKVHITSVAIKPGKPLTVAGFQRGEKNQDSPRLSSDCLYFGLPGNPVSALVCCWRFVVPALRKMSGLGADAWGPEFVKARCNAELRSPGRRETYVWGKLHLVAGVWEFEPASGSQNSANLINLANTSGLAVLPPADTWIVPGEFVEVLKVSH, encoded by the coding sequence ATGCTGTCAGTGAAAGAAGCAGAATCGATCGTTCTAAATTTAGCGCAACCCCCCGACAGTCAGCGGGATGTAGAAACTGTAGACTTGCTGGCAGCATCGGGGCGCATTTTGGCTGCACCCGTCACTGGTTCGCTGGATTTTCCTTATTGGGATAATTCAGCAATGGATGGGTACGCGGTGCGGTTTGCTGATGTGGAAAACTGTAGCGCCGAAACACCAGCGGTACTCGAAGTAGTTGAAGAGATTCCAGCCGGATATCAGCCTCAAAATACCGTCCAATCGGGGCAAGCGGCGCGAATTTTTACAGGTGCGATGATGCCAGCGGGTGCTGATACGGTGGTAATGCAGGAAGAAACAAGGCGTGAGGGCGATCGTATTTTTATCTTAGTTTCTCCTGAAAAACCGCAAGCATTTGTCAGACACAAAGGCGCTTTTTATCAAGCAGGAACAACTTTGCTAACTCCCGGTACGGTTATCAACGCCCCAGAAATGGCGGTGTTAGCAACTGCACAGTGCATTCAAGTTCCCGTTTATCGGCGGCTGCGGGTGGCAATTTTTTCGACTGGCGACGAATTGGTATCGCCAGACGAACCTTTGGCACCGGGGAAACTGGTAGACTCGAATCAGTATGCTTTGACAGTTTTGTTGGCACAAATGGGATTTGAACCGATTCGATTGGGCATTGTTCCTGATAATGAAGAGGCGTTAAACAAGGCGATATCCCGGGCTGTGGCGACGGCGGATGTGGTGCTTTCTACGGGCGGCGTCTCGGTAGGAGACTACGATTATATTGAGAAAATATTGGCAGAGTTGGGAGGAAAAGTTCACATTACTTCTGTGGCGATTAAGCCGGGGAAACCTTTAACGGTTGCTGGGTTTCAACGAGGTGAAAAAAATCAGGATTCGCCGAGGTTGAGTTCGGATTGTCTCTATTTTGGTTTGCCGGGAAATCCGGTTTCGGCTTTAGTCTGCTGTTGGCGGTTTGTTGTGCCTGCTTTGAGAAAGATGTCTGGGCTTGGCGCGGATGCTTGGGGGCCGGAGTTTGTCAAAGCTAGGTGTAATGCTGAATTGCGATCGCCCGGCCGACGCGAAACTTATGTTTGGGGTAAACTACATTTAGTTGCGGGGGTGTGGGAATTTGAACCTGCTAGCGGCAGCCAAAATTCAGCGAATTTAATTAACCTCGCAAATACGAGTGGTTTAGCAGTTTTGCCACCAGCGGACACCTGGATTGTACCGGGCGAATTCGTTGAAGTTTTAAAAGTTAGTCATTAG
- a CDS encoding response regulator produces MKILIVEDDPMMQLGLEQVLADSPEIEIVGQAEDGYLGVAAALKLKPDIIVMDIGLPRLDGIAATQQIKAQLPEVRVVMLTSHTAETEIIAALSSGADAYCIKGASVDRLLAAIAAAAEGATYLDPQIARTVIEHLKPPIPASTTTFGQLSQRELEVLKLMVEGNSNPEIAAALYLSPNTIKTHVRGIMNKLAVDDRVQAAVVALRTGLV; encoded by the coding sequence ATGAAAATTTTAATTGTTGAAGATGACCCGATGATGCAACTGGGATTAGAGCAAGTTTTAGCCGATTCCCCAGAAATAGAAATAGTAGGACAAGCAGAAGACGGCTATTTAGGCGTAGCAGCCGCACTGAAACTCAAACCTGATATTATTGTAATGGATATCGGTTTGCCGCGGCTCGACGGCATAGCAGCGACGCAGCAAATTAAAGCACAACTGCCAGAAGTTCGAGTAGTAATGTTAACTTCTCACACGGCAGAAACTGAAATTATTGCTGCCCTTTCTAGTGGGGCTGATGCTTATTGTATTAAAGGTGCTTCCGTTGACAGGCTGTTAGCAGCGATTGCAGCCGCAGCAGAGGGCGCTACATATCTTGACCCTCAAATTGCCCGGACTGTCATCGAACACCTCAAACCGCCGATACCTGCCTCTACAACTACTTTTGGCCAGTTGTCGCAGCGGGAATTGGAGGTGTTAAAATTAATGGTTGAAGGTAACAGCAATCCGGAGATAGCAGCGGCGCTTTACTTGAGTCCAAATACTATTAAAACTCACGTTCGCGGTATTATGAATAAGTTGGCAGTGGATGACCGCGTGCAAGCAGCAGTTGTAGCGCTGAGAACTGGATTGGTGTAA
- the rimM gene encoding ribosome maturation factor RimM (Essential for efficient processing of 16S rRNA), with protein sequence MSEWIEIGKIVAAQGLDGEVRVYPDSDFPERFIEPGKRWILRPNKSEPEPIEFLGGRYIPGKGLYAVEVEGVEDRDSAEALRGCKLFVEKTDRPYLEPDEFYVQDLIGMEVYNQLTGEILGKVSDIIPAGNDLLEVETNLTAPETVAAELEKPKQPETPQPNADPRNTRKPRKIRVKEPKSTKILIPFVEEIVPVVDLEQGRIEIVPPPGLLD encoded by the coding sequence ATGTCTGAATGGATAGAAATCGGTAAAATTGTAGCAGCTCAAGGTTTGGACGGGGAAGTGCGAGTCTATCCCGATTCGGATTTCCCCGAAAGGTTTATCGAACCGGGGAAGCGGTGGATTTTGCGCCCTAACAAAAGTGAACCGGAACCGATCGAGTTTTTGGGCGGTCGCTACATTCCGGGCAAAGGGCTGTATGCTGTAGAGGTAGAGGGTGTGGAAGACCGCGATAGTGCTGAGGCGCTGCGGGGCTGCAAGTTGTTTGTTGAAAAGACCGATCGACCTTACCTCGAACCTGATGAGTTTTACGTCCAAGATTTGATCGGTATGGAAGTTTATAACCAGTTAACCGGGGAAATCTTAGGCAAGGTAAGTGATATTATTCCCGCAGGTAACGACCTTTTAGAAGTAGAAACGAATCTAACGGCGCCGGAAACTGTCGCTGCAGAATTAGAAAAGCCAAAACAGCCTGAAACTCCCCAACCAAACGCTGACCCCAGAAATACTCGCAAACCACGGAAAATTCGCGTTAAAGAGCCTAAATCCACAAAAATCTTGATTCCTTTTGTGGAAGAGATTGTGCCAGTTGTTGACTTAGAACAAGGCAGAATTGAAATTGTGCCTCCTCCTGGTTTATTGGATTGA